A section of the Nitrospira sp. genome encodes:
- a CDS encoding ABC transporter permease produces the protein MRRGSIGLSLVSGLAMLFLYGPILVLVLYSFNAAHLSMAWRGTTLKWYAALWHDEALLAATANSLLIAVVSTIGATLLGGLMALGMERMPLRRQQLIEGGLVLPLVIPEVMMGVALMLLFVMFKMPLGLTTVMLGHIVFNIPLVTIMIRTRLRKLDPALREAAADLGADSWQVFRHVTLPLLRPAIWGAVLVAFTVSLDDFLVTFFTAGPGATTLPLKVYSMIKSGVTPEINALSALLLVMSMACVALSLHLQRREV, from the coding sequence ATGAGGCGAGGATCGATCGGCTTGAGTCTCGTGAGCGGTCTGGCGATGCTGTTTCTCTACGGCCCCATTCTCGTGCTCGTGCTCTATTCGTTCAATGCCGCCCACCTGTCGATGGCCTGGCGGGGGACGACCCTCAAGTGGTATGCCGCCCTCTGGCATGACGAGGCGCTGCTGGCTGCGACCGCAAACAGCCTGCTCATTGCCGTGGTTTCGACCATCGGCGCGACTTTGCTGGGCGGGCTGATGGCACTCGGCATGGAGCGTATGCCGCTTCGCCGACAGCAGCTCATCGAAGGCGGGCTGGTGCTGCCGCTCGTCATTCCTGAGGTCATGATGGGCGTGGCGCTGATGCTGTTGTTCGTGATGTTCAAGATGCCGCTCGGTCTCACCACGGTCATGCTCGGACACATCGTGTTCAATATCCCGCTGGTGACCATTATGATCCGCACGCGGTTGCGAAAACTGGATCCGGCGTTGCGCGAGGCGGCGGCTGATCTGGGCGCGGACTCCTGGCAGGTCTTCCGGCATGTCACGTTGCCGCTCTTACGTCCGGCGATCTGGGGCGCGGTGCTGGTGGCGTTTACGGTCTCGCTCGATGATTTTCTGGTGACGTTCTTCACGGCCGGTCCCGGCGCGACGACGCTGCCGTTGAAGGTGTATTCGATGATCAAGTCCGGCGTCACGCCGGAGATCAATGCGCTCTCCGCGCTGTTGCTGGTCATGTCCATGGCCTGCGTCGCCCTCTCCCTTCATCTTCAACGCCGCGAGGTCTGA
- a CDS encoding spermidine/putrescine ABC transporter substrate-binding protein: MSLWGLCLLWLAGALSSCGQSAGSDSAQSGPVLHYFTWSDYVGPELIQEFERREGVKVVIDTFSSNEELLAKLQSGATGYDVAVPSDFMVAIMIQQGLLSELDPQALPNASFLEPHLQALPFDPERRYSIPYLWGSVGIGYDSAVIPTPPDSWAILWDERYKGRISMLNDQREVFGAVLRSMGQSMNSTDPQVIEAAKERLLQQKPLVKTYTSDHYDQLLASGEVVLAHAWGGPVARAMVERPSIRYVVPKEGATLWADCLVVLRTAPQKQLAMRFINYLMEPHVAARTSERLHFASASRSARELVNASTRDNPAVYPPFDQLDRLEWMKDVGRGIRLYDRAWTELKMQ, encoded by the coding sequence ATGAGCCTTTGGGGGCTGTGTCTGCTCTGGCTGGCAGGGGCGCTCTCTTCCTGCGGCCAAAGCGCGGGCAGTGATTCTGCCCAGTCCGGACCGGTCCTGCATTACTTCACCTGGTCCGACTATGTGGGGCCGGAGCTTATTCAGGAATTCGAACGGCGCGAGGGAGTGAAGGTGGTGATCGATACCTTCAGCAGCAATGAAGAGTTGTTGGCCAAACTCCAGAGCGGGGCCACGGGGTATGACGTGGCGGTACCCTCGGATTTCATGGTGGCCATCATGATCCAGCAAGGGCTGCTGAGTGAATTGGACCCGCAGGCGCTGCCCAACGCGTCGTTCTTGGAACCGCATTTACAAGCCCTGCCCTTCGATCCGGAGCGGCGGTACTCGATCCCGTATCTGTGGGGCAGCGTGGGGATCGGGTACGATTCTGCGGTGATCCCGACGCCGCCGGACAGTTGGGCAATCCTCTGGGACGAGCGGTACAAAGGCCGCATCAGCATGTTGAACGACCAGCGGGAGGTGTTCGGCGCGGTGTTGCGTTCCATGGGGCAATCGATGAACAGCACGGATCCGCAGGTGATCGAGGCGGCGAAGGAGCGGTTGCTGCAACAGAAACCCTTGGTGAAGACCTATACGAGCGACCATTACGATCAGTTGTTGGCTTCAGGGGAGGTGGTCTTAGCGCATGCCTGGGGTGGACCAGTGGCGAGGGCCATGGTCGAGCGGCCGTCCATTCGGTATGTCGTCCCGAAGGAAGGGGCCACCTTGTGGGCCGACTGTCTGGTGGTGCTCCGGACGGCGCCGCAGAAACAGTTAGCCATGCGGTTTATCAACTATTTAATGGAGCCTCACGTCGCGGCGCGCACGTCGGAGCGGCTGCATTTTGCTTCTGCTTCCCGGTCGGCCCGGGAATTGGTGAACGCCTCGACGAGGGACAATCCCGCAGTGTATCCGCCGTTCGATCAACTTGATCGGTTGGAGTGGATGAAGGATGTCGGCAGGGGCATCCGTCTCTATGATCGGGCCTGGACGGAACTGAAAATGCAATGA
- a CDS encoding TolC family protein: MLHFRDRRRVGPCLSALVLRAWLAVGLLVFFAIGGGLAQAAESTSPPPLPFSPPVVRLNLSEAMALFLRQNLDLLIAKYGIESSKGQQITARLFPNPVAQLGNVASFTQGNTLAKTGALTMQVQQLFELAGKRGYRIESAGFGVQSAEADFEDAVRQLGFTIKDAYYRVLVAQRRLSLAEENRDRFARILDVNTIRFKKGYIAEVDLIRIRLQVVDFQAQVIEAIQEGESARADLRQLLRLSPASKLELTTEMDYRRVDPDMGRLRSVALDVRPDIKSRRAALSQREADLKLAKAFRVPDVTIGAGYSVQGSRGPDNQQMGILNLGVPLPLFNRNQGGIVQAEVGVQSAQAELDRTVNQVENQVDVAYQNLLQSRRLVEAYLAGVLEDARSTFTIVERAYERGGATILDLLDAARTSRTIQQNFIEALFSYQRNLFQLESSVGQEISS; this comes from the coding sequence ATGCTCCACTTTAGAGATCGCCGGCGGGTAGGCCCGTGCCTATCGGCCCTGGTCCTTCGTGCCTGGCTGGCGGTCGGCCTGCTGGTTTTCTTCGCAATCGGGGGGGGGCTTGCGCAGGCGGCTGAATCAACCTCACCTCCGCCGCTCCCGTTTTCTCCGCCGGTGGTCCGTCTGAACTTGTCCGAGGCGATGGCTCTCTTTCTGAGGCAGAACCTGGATTTGCTGATCGCCAAGTACGGGATCGAGTCCAGCAAGGGGCAGCAGATTACGGCACGGCTCTTTCCGAATCCGGTGGCGCAGTTGGGAAACGTGGCCTCGTTTACGCAGGGCAATACGCTGGCCAAAACCGGCGCGCTCACCATGCAGGTACAGCAATTGTTTGAATTGGCCGGCAAGCGTGGCTACCGCATCGAAAGCGCCGGCTTCGGGGTGCAGTCGGCGGAAGCGGATTTTGAAGATGCCGTTCGGCAGTTGGGGTTCACGATCAAGGACGCCTACTATCGAGTGCTGGTGGCGCAGCGCCGGTTGTCTCTGGCTGAAGAAAATCGGGACCGGTTTGCGCGTATTTTAGACGTCAACACGATCCGGTTTAAGAAAGGGTATATCGCGGAAGTCGATCTGATTCGTATTCGTCTGCAGGTGGTCGATTTTCAAGCACAGGTGATCGAGGCGATTCAGGAAGGCGAGTCCGCCCGAGCCGATCTCCGGCAACTGCTGCGTCTCTCTCCTGCGTCGAAGCTGGAGCTGACGACCGAAATGGACTACCGGCGGGTGGATCCCGACATGGGACGGCTCAGGTCGGTGGCCCTCGACGTCCGCCCCGATATCAAGAGCCGGCGGGCGGCCTTGTCGCAACGGGAGGCGGATCTCAAACTGGCCAAAGCCTTTCGGGTTCCGGATGTGACGATCGGCGCAGGCTATTCGGTGCAGGGCTCACGAGGTCCCGACAACCAGCAGATGGGGATCCTGAATCTCGGTGTGCCCCTGCCGTTGTTCAATCGTAACCAGGGCGGGATCGTCCAGGCTGAAGTCGGCGTGCAGTCGGCGCAGGCGGAATTGGATCGCACGGTCAACCAGGTGGAAAACCAGGTGGATGTGGCCTATCAGAATCTGCTCCAGAGTCGCCGGCTGGTGGAAGCCTATCTGGCGGGAGTGCTGGAAGACGCCCGCTCCACCTTCACCATCGTCGAGCGCGCCTATGAACGGGGAGGCGCCACCATCCTGGATCTCCTCGATGCGGCGCGGACGTCCCGTACGATCCAACAGAATTTCATCGAGGCCCTCTTTTCCTATCAGCGGAACCTGTTCCAATTGGAGAGTTCGGTCGGGCAGGAGATCTCCTCATGA
- a CDS encoding efflux RND transporter periplasmic adaptor subunit, translated as MITGVRSVVAVAVALSLCACSQTQEPASSKPPVTPEPVAVQPPSQSTGQIETAVVDFKPIQPELVLVGKVAYGEDRYSKISSPLQGRVVEVRAKLGDRVEAGATLLVIDSSDITAAYSEFVKEASELEYSTRAQELAKELFATKALALKDLKQAENDLIKARAEFRRAKERLLSLRIPAQELEKPLAQQRITSRFEMKSPLTGTVVERAVTPGQSVGSDAGQVLFTVADLDRLQVVADVYERDLALVKVSQVGRINVEAYPGTDFASVVASIGDVVDPNTRTIKVRAWVDNREQRLKPEMFARLRLDVGDATPFLTIPKEAVVEIDGKHFVYLVDAPNHYEKREVVVSNVSSGQVRILEGLTSGQRIVIKGAVLVKGQAAK; from the coding sequence ATGATCACTGGCGTGCGATCGGTCGTAGCGGTAGCCGTGGCGCTGTCGCTGTGTGCCTGCAGTCAAACGCAAGAGCCGGCCTCTTCGAAGCCTCCCGTGACTCCGGAACCTGTTGCCGTTCAGCCTCCGTCGCAGTCCACCGGACAGATTGAGACGGCCGTGGTGGATTTCAAACCGATCCAGCCCGAGCTGGTCCTGGTGGGAAAGGTCGCCTACGGGGAAGACCGGTACTCCAAAATTTCCTCTCCACTACAAGGACGGGTGGTGGAGGTGCGAGCCAAGCTGGGCGATCGCGTGGAGGCAGGCGCGACGTTGCTGGTGATCGACAGTTCCGATATTACTGCCGCCTATTCGGAGTTCGTGAAAGAAGCTTCGGAGTTGGAGTACTCCACCCGGGCGCAGGAGCTTGCGAAGGAATTGTTTGCGACCAAGGCCTTGGCCCTGAAAGATCTCAAGCAGGCCGAGAACGATTTGATCAAAGCGCGCGCGGAATTCCGGCGGGCGAAGGAACGCCTGTTGTCCCTGCGCATTCCTGCTCAAGAGTTGGAGAAGCCCCTCGCCCAACAGCGTATTACCTCACGCTTCGAGATGAAGAGTCCCCTGACCGGTACCGTCGTCGAGCGGGCCGTGACCCCGGGGCAGTCCGTCGGAAGCGATGCCGGCCAGGTCTTGTTCACGGTGGCCGATCTGGATCGGTTGCAGGTCGTGGCCGATGTCTACGAACGGGACCTCGCCTTGGTGAAGGTCAGCCAGGTCGGGCGGATCAATGTGGAAGCCTATCCGGGGACCGACTTTGCCTCCGTCGTGGCCTCGATCGGAGATGTCGTCGATCCGAACACCCGCACGATCAAGGTTCGAGCCTGGGTCGACAATCGGGAGCAGCGTCTGAAACCGGAGATGTTCGCGCGGCTGAGATTGGACGTCGGCGACGCCACGCCGTTCCTCACGATTCCCAAGGAAGCGGTCGTCGAGATCGACGGCAAACATTTCGTCTATCTGGTGGACGCTCCCAATCACTATGAGAAACGCGAAGTGGTGGTCTCCAATGTGTCCAGCGGACAGGTCCGCATTCTGGAGGGACTGACGTCCGGCCAGCGCATCGTCATCAAGGGCGCAGTGCTGGTGAAGGGGCAGGCGGCGAAGTAA